The window GCGGGCCGTGCTGCCGCCGATCACCGCGATCTCCGCCGCCGGGAACTCCCGCTCGATGAAGCGCTCACACAGGTCGAGGTACGTCATCCGGGCATCGTAACGACAGTGCACCTCGACCCGGGCGCAGGCCGCTCTCACCCGCCGCATCAGACCCGCGCCCGCACACGAGTAACGCCCCCGCCGTTCGGGTCGGCGGGGGCGTCGGTCTCACGCAGTCGCGTTACTGGACGGACCAGCCGCCGTCCGAGGCGAGGATGGCGCCGTTGATGTTCACGGCGTCGTCCGACAGCAGGAACGTGATCGACGCGGCCAGGTGCTCGGCGGTCGCGACGGTGGGGATGGCCTGCTGGAACGGGGCGAGGCGCCCGGAGCCGTACTCCGACATGTGCGGGGGCATCGGGATGCCGGTGGCGACACCGCCGGGGGCGACGGAGTTCACGCGGATGCCCTTCGGCCCGTACATGAAGGCGGCCGACTTGGTGACGCCGATGATGCCGTGCTTGCTGGCGGTGTAGGCGTTGCCCGAGGCGTTGCCGCGGAGGCCGGCCTCGCTCGAGACGTTGAGGATCGCGCCGTGTCCGGCCTTCTCCATCACGGGGATGACCGCGCGCATGAGCTTGAACGGGGCGGTGAGGTTGATCGCGATGACGCGGTCCCAGACCGCGTCGGGGGTCTCGCCCGCGGGGGAGAAGTCGTCGTTGATGCCGGCGACGTTGGCGAGGCCGTCGATGCGGTCGCCCGCGGCGGCGAGCACCGCGTCGATGGCCTCCTGCTTCGTGAGGTCGCCCGCGACCGTGACGATGTCGGCCTCCGGGAGCTCGGCCGTGAGGGCGTCGAGC of the Microbacterium sufflavum genome contains:
- a CDS encoding SDR family NAD(P)-dependent oxidoreductase, translated to MALTAHSTIGDWMNDPTGGPLIRGLFEQTGADPELLTPVLGLPLQQLVAMSQGQLPQSVVDDLVRAANNGEIPEDDASEGWTEKVTAGRFAGKTVIVTGAASGIGKATASRIAREGGRVIASDIAAEKLDALTAELPEADIVTVAGDLTKQEAIDAVLAAAGDRIDGLANVAGINDDFSPAGETPDAVWDRVIAINLTAPFKLMRAVIPVMEKAGHGAILNVSSEAGLRGNASGNAYTASKHGIIGVTKSAAFMYGPKGIRVNSVAPGGVATGIPMPPHMSEYGSGRLAPFQQAIPTVATAEHLAASITFLLSDDAVNINGAILASDGGWSVQ